AAAGATACCATTGTTGGGGCTGATGTTGAAATAGCCAAAGCAATTGGGGAGGAACTTAATGTTGAAGTGGAGTTTTCAGCGATGAGTTTTGATAACGTCTTGGCTAGTCTGAAATCCGGTAAAGCTGATATAGCCATTTCGGGGATTTCAGCCACGAAAGAGCGTCAAAAGTCCTATGATTTTTCAGATAGTTACTATGAGTCTAAGAATGTTATGATGGTACTAAAAGATAAACTTCAAGATTATAAAACATTTGGTGATTTTGACAATCAAGCAGTTGTCGTTCAAAAGGGAAGTATTCAAGAGACCATTGCCAAAGACACGCTTAAAGATGTTAATATCACACCCTTGACAAAAGTAGGTGAAATGGTGGCCGAGGTATCAAATGGAAAAGTTCAGGCTCTTGTACTAGAAGAAGCTATTGCGAAAGGCTATGCCGAAAAGAATAAAGACCTTGCCATAGCAGAAGTTGAATTACCTTCAGATGAGGCAGATTCGTATGCTGTTGCTATGCCAAAAGGTAGCAAAAAACTAACCAAGAAAGTCAATGATATTATTAAATCCTTGAAAGAAGAGGATAAAATCAATGCTTTTGTTCAAGAAGCCTATGATTTGTCAGTAAAACAGTAAGGTATTGATTAGGAAAATAGCTTACTTTGGACTACTTGGAGGATACTTGAATAACAGATAAGATCTAGGTGATAAGATACGACAGCGTAGCGGTAATAGTGTTAATTGACGCTTCAAAAGAATTCTGTAAAAGAACAGCTAATTAAAAGTTTATTTAGTGACCTTGTTTATCACATTGGCTAAGTTAAGAAATGGCTTAATTCGTCGAAAACTTTTTTCAGGTGTTTGTTACCAAAACGGAAATTCCCTTAATTACTAATCAGTTTAGGGATGTAGTATGATTTGCTAGAAATCCATTATTTGAAAGATGCGGTTATATAAATTATCTACATTCAAGGGATATTTGAATAAAAATACAGATTGTTGTTGACTTTTATCGAAAATACTGTATAATATCATTATTATAAGATATCGAGGATTAATTATGACATTGAAAAAATTAATTTTAGGAGCGACTCTCCTTGTTTCTGCTGTAACCCTTACAGCTTGTGGCTCTTCTGAATCATCTGATTTACAAGAAGATATTAAAAAAGATGGCAAATTAGTTGTTGCCGTCAGCCCAGACTATCCTCCATTTGAGTTTAAAGCTTTAGTAGACGGTAAAGATAAGGTTGTTGGAGCTGATATTGATTTAGCGCAAGATATTGCTGATGAATTAGGTGTAAAGCTTGAAGTATCAACCATGAGTTTCGATAATGTTTTAGCGAGTTTAAAAACTGGTAAAGCAGACATTGCCATTTCAGGATTATCAGTGACTGAGGAACGTAAGAATGCTTATGCATTTTCTGAAGCTTACTACACAACAGAAAATGCTATATTAGTCCGCAAAGAAGATGAAGGAAAATATACTAACTTAGATCAATTAGCTGGTAAAAAGGTTGCGGTTCAAAAAGGCAGTATTGAAGAAAATCTTGCAAAGGAACAATTGAAAGACTCTCAAGTTGTTCCGCTAACAGCGATGGGTGAAGCTATCAATGAATTGAAGTCTGGTGTTGTTGATGCTGTTGATTTGGAAAAACCAGTTGCAGAAGGTTATATCGCACAAAATAATGATATTGCCTTAGCAAAAGTTGCCTTGAAAGTTGGAGATGGTGATGCTAAAGCAGTTGCTATGCCAAAAGGTAAAGGAAGTCAAGAACTACAAAAAACAATTAATAAAGTTATTGCTAAAATGGAAAAAGATGGTATTTACAAACAGTACATCTCTGATGCGGCAAAATTAACTGGAAAAGCAGTCGACTAATCTCAAAGAAGTGGTTTGACAAAAATAAGAACACAAAATGGCTAAGAATAACGTTTTTTTAACGATGTTATTCTTAGCCATTTTATCTTGTTCAATTTTTCAATAGAAATCCTAAACTTGATTTAAGTTTGAAATAGAGGAACTCTGTCTTAGTTTTTATTTACCGAGACAGAATTGGCTGAAAAGTTGGGTAATGAGTTCATCAGGGGCAGCATCTCCAGTGATTTCTCCTAAAATCTCCCAAGTTCTAGTCATGTCAACCTGAAGAAGATCTACGGGCATCCCGAGTTCTAAACCTTCGTTAACAGCTTTTAAGCTATCAAGGGCTTTTTCAATTAAGGAGATGTGACGAGCGTTTGATAGGTAGGTAGCGTCTTTTTCAACCAAGCCTGCGTTTTCAAAGAAAAGTTGGTTGATACGCTCTTCAATCTGATCAATATTTTCATTTTTTAAAACAGAAATGGCGATGACATCGTCAGGCAGTTGTTCGGTTTCAATCTGCTGCTCTAAGTCTGTCTTATTTAAGAGTACGATACGATTGCTATCTTTACTTATCTCTAATAGTGTGCGATCTTGTTGAGTTAAAGCTTCAGAAGCATTTAACACTAGAAGCACTAAATCAGCTTCATTAAGAGCTTTTTTAGAACGCTCTACCCCAATGCGTTCAACGATATCATCGGTATCACGAATACCAGCTGTATCGATCAGCTTAAGGGGAACGCCTTTGATATTGACGTATTCTTCAATCACATCGCGTGTCGTTCCTTCAATATCAGTTACAATGGCTTTTTCTTCACGGAGTAGATTATTAAGGAGACTTGATTTACCGACATTGGGACGACCAATGATAGCAGTCGACAGTCCCTCACGAAGGATTTTCCCACGCTTAGCTGTCCGTAAAAGATTTTCTAAAAGCGCTTGAAATTCTTGTGTTTTTTCCCGCATGAGAGCAGTTGTCATTTCTTCAACATCATCGTATTCAGGGTAGTCAATGTTAACTTCAACTTGTGCTAGGGTGTTTAGAATTTCTTGACGAGTATTATCAATGAGTGTTTTTAAGGAACCATCCAATTGTTGAACGGCAACCGCCATAGCCTTGTCAGTCTTAGCTCGAATCAAATCCATAACAGCTTCAGCTTGGGTCAAGTCAACTCGGCCATTTAGGAATGCTCGCTTGGTGAATTCACCAGGTTCAGCCATACGAGCGCCTGAGCGAATCAAGAGTTGGAGGATTTCATTGGTGACTGCTACCCCGCCGTGGGTATTAATTTCAACAACATCTTCGCGTGTAAAAGTCTTGGGTTCACGCATGACACTAACCATAACCTCGTCAATAATGTCATTATTGTCAACGATGTGACCATAGTTAATGGTATGACTAGGGACGTCGTTGAGATTTTTCCCTTTAAAAACTTTCTGAGCAATCGCAATAGCCTGACTTCCAGACAGGCGGACGATACCAATAGCCCCTTCTCCAAGAGGAGTAGAGATAGCTGTGATGGTATCAAATTCTTTGGTAATCATAGAGTTCCTTTCTGATTAAATAGCCACAGTTGTATCACGACCAACAACTTGATAAATTTTGATATGAGTATCTTCTTCGGGTGGGAAGGGAAGAAGGATGTCGTCATAGTCTGGATTAATAGAAACTAGCCGGAGTTGTTCCTTCTCCAAATAAACTTGTTTTAAAAAGGTTTGGTCATTAATGGCTACGGCACAAACCTCACCATTATAAGAGGTAAAGCCACGGTCAACGAGATAGACAACATCTCCGCTTCGATAGGTTGGATACATGGAATCACCATTAACGATAGAGGCGAGATCATAACGGGGAGGTTGAGAGGAAACATGAACCGTTTCAAACTCATAATCGTTAAAAGCATAACCGAGTCCAGCAGCTAGTCGGGTAACAGTTTTAACGGGATAAAGCGATGAGATGGTTTCTTGTTTTTCAGCTTCTTGTTGAGCCAGTTGCTGACTGAGAAAATCCAAAACTTGCTCTTGACGCTCTTGATCAAGTTTTTGGAAAATAATTTGATAATCTTCTTCTGAGATACCTAAGAGCATCTCCGGTGATAAATCTAGTGCTTCAGCAAACTGGGGAAGGCGATTTAGTGGAAATTCTCTTGTTTTATTAAGATAACAAGAGACAGCTGATTTAGCCATGCCTACTTGTCTGGATAATTGACTTAGTGATAAGTTTAATTCTGACTTTCGTTGATTGATTAGCTCGATGATCTCGTTATTGGTGTTCATGATTTCTCCTTATGACAATGCTTGCTTATTATAGCACCGTTCTCTAAAAAGAACAAGCCTAAAAAGTCAACAATAATTCGTTAACAAGGATTCGCTTTCATGTTATAATAGGTGTAAGTATTCTATAAGGAGTTTTTAATGGAAGCGTTGAAAAAATTAGCTGGTCTAAAAGCCGCTGAGTATGTCACTGATGGTATGATAGTTGGTCTGGGAACGGGATCAACTGCCTATTATTTTGTCGAAGAGTTAGGCCGTCGTGTCAATGAAGAAGGTCTCTCCATAATTGGGGTGACAACATCTAGTCAGACAACAAAACAGGCAGAAAGTTTAGGCATTCCATTGAAAGCTGTTGATGATATTGATATCATTGATCTTACGGTCGACGGTGCAGATGAGGTGGATCCTCAATTTAATGGTATCAAAGGTGGAGGTGGTGCTCTACTTATGGAAAAAATCGTCGCAACGCCAACCAAAGAATACATCTGGGTTGTTGATGAGTCCAAGATGGTTGAACAACTTGGTGCCTTTAAATTACCTGTTGAAGTCGTTCAATACGGTGCTGATCGTCTTTTCCGTTATTTTGAAAAAGAGGGATTCAAACCATCTTATCGCCAAACAGATGATCAACGTTTTGTCACAGATATGCAAAATTACATCATTGACCTTGATTTAGGAAAAATCGAAGATCCAATCGGTTTTGGTAAGCAACTAAAAGCTATGGTTGGTGTTGTTGACCATGGACTTTTTAACGGAATGGTTAATAAAGTTATTGTTGCAGGTCAAGACGGTGTTAAGGTCTTAGAAGCCTAACCTTATTCTCACTGACAGTTCTGATTATTTCGTTAATTATTTTATAACAAGTTGTTATACAGGTAGTAGGGTGCTAACCGTAACCACCCTTAGATAGGAAAAATATGTCTACATTTGATCGTATTCACTTAGTGGTACTGGATTCTGTTGGGATTGGTGCTGCACCAGATGCCAATAATTTTGTTAACGCAGGGGTTCCTGATGGGGCTTCTGACACCTTGGGTCACATTTCCAAAACGGTCGGTCTCAATGTGCCAAATATGGCTAAAATAGGGCTTGGTAACATCCCCCGTGAGACACTACTTAAAACCGTTCCTGCTGAGGAAAATCCTACTGGTTACGTGACCAAGTTGGAAGAAGTTTCTCTGGGTAAAGATACCATGACCGGTCACTGGGAAATCATGGGGCTTAATATCACCGAGCCATTTGATACTTTCTGGGATGGTTTTCCGGAAGACATTTTGACCAAGATTGAAGAGTTTTCCGGTCGAAAAGTCATCCGTGAAGCTAATAAACCTTACTCAGGAACTGCTGTTATCGATGATTTTGGTTCTCGCCAAATGGAGACAGGAGAGCTTATCATCTATACCTCAGCTGATCCTGTGCTACAAATCGCTGCGCATGAAGATGTGATTCCCTTAGAGGAACTCTATCGTATCTGTGAGTATGCTCGATCTATCACCCTTGAACGCCCAGCGCTTCTTGGTCGTATCATTGCTCGTCCATATGTTGGAGAGCCAGGTAACTTCACACGTACGGCAAATCGTCGTGACTTAGCCGTTTCCCCATTTGAAGAGACGGTTTTGAATAAATTGGCTAATGCAGGGATTCCAACTTATGGTGTCGGTAAAATCAACGATATCTTCAACGGTTCAGGAATTACCCATGACCAAGGGCATAATAAAGATAACAACCATGGGGTGGATACTTTGCTCAAAACCCTTCAAGATCCAGCATTTACCAAAGGTTTCTCATTTACTAATCTAGTCGATTTTGATGCTCTTTACGGTCACCGTCGTAATGCTCATGGCTACCGCGATTGTTTAGAAGAATTCGATGCCCGCTTGCCAGAAATCACAGATCTCTTGGGGGACAAGGACTTACTTCTCATCACAGCAGACCACGGCAACGACCCAACCTATGCTGGAACGGACCATACGCGTGAGTACATTCCGCTCTTGGCTTACAGCCCATCCTTTACAGGTAGTGGTGTTATTCCACAAGGGCATTTCGCTGATATCTCAGCAACCGTTGCGGACAACTTTGGTGTTGACACCGCCATGATTGGGGAGAGTTTCTTGAATCACTTAAAATAAAGGAGATTGGGAATGGAAGAAATTACTATCTATCACAACCCAAATTGTGGCACTTCACGAAATGTCTTGGCTATGATTAGACATGCTGGTATTGAACCAACAGTCATTGAGTATTTAAAAACACCACCTAGTCGTGAGCAGTTGCTTGATTTACTGGATAAGATGGGCATCACTCCTGGAGAACTATTAAGAAAAAATGTTCCTGAATTTGATAAGCATGGCTTATCGGATCAGACTTTATCTGATGAAGTCATTATTGATGCCATGATGGCAGATGCTATTTTAATTAACAGACCGATTGTTATGACCAGTAAGGGAATAAAATTATGTCGTCCATCTGAGGCATTGCTGGATATTCTTCCGGTTCCTTTACCAAGTCCATTCATAAAAGAGGATGGTGAAAGCATTCACCCTAAATAATAAATAAGGAGATAGTATGTCATTATTAGAGAAAATTAGAGTTACACAATCATTCCTAGAAAGTAAAGGAATTCAATCACCAGAATTTGGCTTGATTTTGGGTTCGGGTCTTGGAGAATTGGCAGAAGAAATCGACAATGCAATCGTTGTCGATTACGCTGATATTCCCAACTGGGGACAATCAACGGTTGTTGGCCATGCCGGGAAATTAGTATATGGTGAATTAGCTGGACGTAAAGTTTTAGCACTTCAAGGACGTTTCCACTTCTACGAGGGGAATCCTATGGAAACAGTCACTTTCCCTGTTCGTGTCATGAAAGCATTGGGTTGTGAAGGTGTTCTTGTGACAAATGCAGCAGGAGGCATTGGCTACGGCCCGGGTACCTTAATGGTTATCAATGACCACATTAATCTGACAGGAACAAATCCTCTTATTGGTGAAAATTTAGAAGAGTTTGGCCCACGTTTTCCTGATATGTCAGATGCCTATACTAAAGCATACCGAGAAGTGGCTCATCGGGTCGCTGAAAAACAAGGTATCAAGTTGGAAGATGGGGTTTATATAGGTGTTACGGGTCCTACTTATGAAACACCTGCAGAAATTCGCGCCTTTAAAACAATGGGAGCAGATGCTGTCGGTATGTCAACAGTACCAGAAGTTATCGTAGCAGCACACTCTGGCATGAAAGTTTTAGGGATTTCAGCAATTACGAATTTTGCAGCTGGTTTCCAATCAGAGTTAAATCATGAAGAGGTCGTAGAGGTTACAACACATATCAAGGAAGATTTTAAAGGCTTGGTCAAAGCCATCTTGGAAGAATTATAAAATGCAGTATTTCAATACTATCTGATCGAACAAAATTGTATTTAAATACTATTGCCATTGAGAAGATTTAGCTTACCACATTGTCTATTAACATTAGTTCACTTTCTAAAAGTTGCTAACTTTTTACTGCTAAACAGAAACTAGCAGATGTGAGTTCTCTATATTTTAATTCAATCTATAAACGTCGATAAAAATACTCTCTATTAGATGTAATCGCGGTTACTTACCTTCCTATATGAGCTTATTTTCTATCATTAAGCTAAAGGGGAAAGAACGTTTGTTCGTTTTGATTTTAATTTAATCTTTTTCTTTAAAAATCGGCTATTAACTTACGTTTTTACTTCAACATTTTATATAAAAAAATAAGAAAGGAAAGAGAGCTTGTTCATTTTCTGATCACTCTCTGTATCATAACTTATGTCTATTCATATTTCCGCCGCTAAAGGCGATATTGCTGATAAAATTCTTCTTCCAGGAGATCCGCTACGTGCTAAATTTATTGCAGAAAATTTCTTGGAAGATGCGGTTTGTTTTAACGAAGTTCGTAACATGTTTGGATACACTGGAACTTACAAGGGTCAGCGTGTTTCGGTTATGGGCACTGGGATGGGGATGCCTTCGATTTCTATCTATGCTCGTGAATTGATTGTTGATTATGGAGTTAAAAAGCTAATTCGTGTTGGTACAGCCGGGTCTATTGATCCAAATGTCCATGTTCGTGAATTGGTTCTTGCTCAAGCAGCAGCGACAAATTCTAATATTATTCGCAATGATTTTCCAGAGTACGATTTTCCTCAAATTGCCAATTTCCAATTACTTGATAAGGCTTACCATATTGCTAAAGATCTGGGTCTAACAACACATGTTGGTAATGTCTTGTCTTCTGATGTCTTTTATTCAAACATGCCAGAACGTAATATGAAGCTGGGCGAATTGGGTGTTAAAGCCATTGAAATGGAAGCAGCAGCTCTTTACTACCTTGGAGCACAACATGGTGTTGATACCTTGGCTATCATGACAATTTCTGATAGTTTAGTAAATCCAGACGAGGATACAACAGCTGAGGAACGTCAAAACACCTTTACGGATATGATGAAGGTGGGACTAGAAACACTGATTTCAGATTGATATGAGTATAGATACTGATAAAATTGCTGTTCTCCTCGACTTATATGCCTATCATCAATTGTTAGAAATTTTAGATGAAACAATTAATGATGAAACTTTCTTTCTGTTGGAAAGTTTGAAGGAGCGTCGTGAGTTAAATGTTGCCTATCTGTTCAAGAAAGAAGACGAAAGAAAACAATGCGAAACGTATTTTAATCAGCCATTGCTATCTAATGCTTACGAGGAAGAGTTACTAGCTAATTATATTTTTGATTTGGAAGCGAAGTTGCGTAATGGTAAGATTATTGACTTTGTTAGAGCTGTTAGTCCTATTTTGTATCGCTTGTTTTTAAAAGTTCTTGAAAATCAAGTGCCAGAATTAGCCGACTATATCAATAATTCTAAGTCATCTCAATATGATACTTGGAATTTTCATAAGATGCATGCGTCTCGCAATAACATAATCACTTCATATGTTTCTGAAAAACGCGATGGCAAGGTAACCTCCAGTAGTTTATCAGAGTTAATTCAGTATACTGATTTGGATGAGAGAATCAAAAAGACAGTTTCTGAATTAAGAGAATTTGAAAAATCTGTTCGAAATCCTTTAGCGCATTTAATACTCCCTTTTGATGAGGAAGAGTTACATCGAACCACCGGTTTCTCATCACAAATCTTTTTAGCTAAAATTATTGATTTAGCTAGGAATTGTGGTGTGGTTTATGATCGAGAAAACTTTTATTTTGATCAAATGAATAGTCTTATATTAAGAGAATTAAAAAATGATTGACCAAATGTCAATCATTTTTTTTTGAATTGTACCTCTTCAAGTAAATAGTCGATGAATTTTTCACCCATTTTGGAGAGGTTAGCTTTTTCGTGTTTTAGATAAACAATATCAATTTGGTCGTCAACATCTAAGGGGATTGATACGATGTTATCACCGTTGAGTTTACTATTCAATACTCCCGTAGCAATCGTATAGCCATCAAGGCCAATCATTAGATTGAAGAGGGTTGCTCGGTCTGATACTACAATGGATTTAGGGTGAGGAATTTGAGCCATTATTTCTTCAGAAAAGTAGAAAGAGTTGTGAACTCCTTGGTCATAACTGAGGTAAGGGAAGTCTACTAAATCCTCTAATTGGATAATCTCTTTGTTTGCTAGTGGATTATCTTTGCTAACAAAAATATGTGGTTGTGTAGAGAAGAGATTGGTTGCTACCAGATGATTATCATCGAACATTTTGGTTAAGACATCTCTATTGTAGCTATTGAGGAAAAGGACACCAATTTCAGAGCGAAAGTTTTTAACGTCATCAATGATTTCATAAGTTCTGGTTTCACGTAAGAAAAGTTCGTACTTGGTCATATCGGTTTTGTTTAATAGTGAAACAAAGGCGTTGACAACAAAAGCATAGTGTTGAGATGATACGCTAAAAAGTTCCCTTTGGGTTGTCGGATTTTTATAACGTTCTTCGAGAAGATCGGTTTGCTCAATGACTTGTCTAGCATAAGAGAGAAATTCTACGCCATCCTTAGTCAAAGTGATTCCTTTAGGATTGCGAATGAAAATCGTAATTCCCATCTCTTGCTCTAAGTCACGAACAGCATTGGAAAGGCTAGGCTGGGTAATATAGAGTTGTTTAGCTGCCTCATTCATTGAGCCAGTTTCTACAATCTTAATGATGTATTGTAATTGTTGAATTCGCATAAAGATATTGTAACACAAAGGAGACTGAAAGATAAGTTAATTTCAAAAATTCTCATTAAAAGTCTCAAAAAGACAGATTATATTTTGACATCCCTTTGATAATTGGCTATAATGAATGCAACTAAATCACCTTTAACTAAGTCCAGAGAGGCATAGAAGGTTGTGGTCTGCGGATCACTTTCGAAATAAGATGACCAGATTCTTTATAAGAACTGGTTTAAAAAGGGATTGATCCTTGTTTTCGTAAAGCCTTGCCGTATCTGGTGAGGCTTTTATTTTGCAAAGGAGACAGTAATTGTTTGAAACGAGACCCATCATTGCCCTTGATTTTCCTGATTTTGACAGTGTAAAGGCATTTCTAAAGAAATTTCCAAAAGGAGAAAGTCTTTATGTCAAAATAGGAATGGAACTCTATTATGCTTGTGGCGCTGAGATTGTTTCCTATGTTAAATCCTTGGGACATAGTGTATTTCTGGATTTGAAGCTACATGACATACCTAATACCGTTGAGTCAGCCATGAAAGTTTTAGCTAAGCTAGGGGTTGACATGACCAATGTGCACGCAGCTGGTGGTGTTGAGATGATGGCTGCAGCCAAACGTGGTTTCGGTGACCAGGGAGTTCTCATTGCTGTGACGCAGTTAACGTCAACTAGTCAAGAACAGATGCAAGACAATCAGAATATCCAAACTACTTTGGAGGAGTCTGTCAGACATTATGCTCGAAAAACGGCAGAAGCTGGCTTGGATGGTGTGGTATGCTCAGCACATGAAGTGATTTCTATTAAGGACGCCACGTCATCTAACTTTGTCTGTTTGACACCTGGAATTCGTCCAGCTGGTTCAGAAATTGGCGACCAAAAGCGCGTGATGACTCCGAGCCAAGCTAAGGCTGCTGGTTCAGATTATATTGTTGTTGGAAGACCGATAACACAGGCTCAAGACCCCTATCAAGCTTATCAAGCGATTAAGTCTGATTGGAATGCTGCATTATAAAAAATGATGATAAAAATTTAAAAGGAGACTATTATGACACTTGCGACACAAATTGCATCTGATTTATTAGACATTAAAGCTGTTTACCTACAACCTGAAGAGCCTTTCACTTGGGCATCTGGTATTAAATCCCCTATTTATACGGATAATCGCATCACGCTTTCCTATCCTGAAACACGTTCTTTGATCGAAAATGGTTTTGTAGAAGTGATTAGGGAGCATTTTCCTGAAGTAGAAGTGATTGCTGGTACAGCAATTGCAGGAATTCCTCATGGGGCCATCATTGCAGACAAGATGAATTTACCATTTTCTTATATTCGTTCAAAACCTAAAAATCACGGTGCTGGAAACCAGATTGAAGGGCGCGTGATTAAAGGACAAAAAATGGTTATCGTTGAGGATTTGATTTCCACTGGTGGTTCTGTTTTAGAGGCTGTCAAAGCTGCTCAGACTGTAGGTATTGATGTTTTAGGTGTGGTTGCGATTTTCACTTATGAATTGCCTAAAGCTCAAGCTAACTTTGAAGAAGCTAATGTCAAACTAGTGACCCTTTCAACTTACAGCGAATTGATCAAGGTTGCCAAAGTTCAAGGCTACATCAACGTTGATGGCTTGACACTCTTGAAGAAATTCAAGGAAGACCAAGAAAACTGGCAAGATTAGATGATTGAGAAGCAGAGCTAGCCAGCTTCTTTTTGGTATAGTAGTTATCGATAAAGGCGATTTAAATAGAAAGAGGTTGGAATGTATAAAGATGCAACGGATATGGCAGAAGCAATTCGATCAGGTCAGGTGTCTCCAAAGGAAATGGTCTTAGAGACAATCGAGAAGGCAGAAAGTGAAAATCCGAGATTGAATGCAATCACTAGCACGCGCTATGAGAAAGCACTTTTGGAAGCCGAAGAGGGTAAGTTTGCTGGTAAACCATTTGCAGGAGTTCCGATTTTCTTAAAAGACTTGGGTCAAGAGCAAGCTGGGGAGGTATCGACATCAGGTTCCATCTTGTTTGCTAACTACCGTGCACAACAGTCTGATAACTATGTTAAAAAATTGGAATCATTGGGCTTTATTGTTTTAGGAAGAACGAATACACCAGAGTTTGGTTTCAAAAATACGTCTGACAGTCAACTGCATGGGACGGTTAACCTTCCTGATGATGTCACACGCAATGCGGGTGGCTCGTCTGGTGGTGCTGCGGCACTCGTGGCTTCAGGTGTTAGTCCTCTTGCCGGGGCAAGTGATGGTGGTGGTTCTATTAGGATTCCGGCTTCTTTTAATGGTTTGATTGGTCTCAAACCAACACGTGGTCGTATTCCAGTTGGACCAAGTTCTTATCGTGGTTGGCAAGGTGCCTCAGTTAATTTTGCCTTAACTAAAACGATCAGAGATACAAAAACTCTTTTAGAGCAGTTTCAAATCTGCCAGATGGAAAGCCCCTTTGTCTTACCTAGGCTGTCTCATGAGGATTTGTTTGAAAAATCCTTAAAACCTTTGAGAGTAGCGCTGCAATTGATGTCTCCGGTAGGTGGACAAGTATCGGCTGAAGCTATTAGTGCTGTAAAAAAAGCTGCGCAATTCTTGGAGAAAGAAGGACATGAGATTATTGTTTTAGATAAGCTACCACTAGATGGTATTGAAGCCATGAAGTCTTACTACATTATGAATTCCGTTGAAACAGCAGCTATGTTTGATGGGATTGAAGCCAGCATAGGACGCCAAATGACACAAGCTGACATGGAAGTCATGACCTGGGCTATCTATCGAAGCGGACAAAAGATTCCAGCTAAGACCTATTCGAGCATCTTGTCACAATGGGACCAGTATAGTCGAATCATGTATGATTTTCATCGAAGCTATGATATTCTCTTGTCACCAACGGTTGCCGAGGTAGCCCCAAAACATGGTCAGTTTGATCTATCAGACCAGTTGAAAGACAAGCTGAGACACATGGATGACTTTAATAGTAAAGAGCAGCAAGATCTCATTTGGCAGATGTTTGAGCATAGTTTGGATTGGACACCGTTTACGCAACAAGCTAATCTAACAGGACAGCCATCAATTAGTTTACCGGTTTATCGCACTGAGGATGGCTTGTCTATTGGGGTGCAAGTAACAGCAGCTAAAGGAAGAGAAGACTTGCTCTTGCAAATCGGTGAATTATTTGAAAATAAGAATCAGTTTATGTGATATTTTTCAAGAAAA
The sequence above is drawn from the Streptococcus pluranimalium genome and encodes:
- a CDS encoding amidase, producing MYKDATDMAEAIRSGQVSPKEMVLETIEKAESENPRLNAITSTRYEKALLEAEEGKFAGKPFAGVPIFLKDLGQEQAGEVSTSGSILFANYRAQQSDNYVKKLESLGFIVLGRTNTPEFGFKNTSDSQLHGTVNLPDDVTRNAGGSSGGAAALVASGVSPLAGASDGGGSIRIPASFNGLIGLKPTRGRIPVGPSSYRGWQGASVNFALTKTIRDTKTLLEQFQICQMESPFVLPRLSHEDLFEKSLKPLRVALQLMSPVGGQVSAEAISAVKKAAQFLEKEGHEIIVLDKLPLDGIEAMKSYYIMNSVETAAMFDGIEASIGRQMTQADMEVMTWAIYRSGQKIPAKTYSSILSQWDQYSRIMYDFHRSYDILLSPTVAEVAPKHGQFDLSDQLKDKLRHMDDFNSKEQQDLIWQMFEHSLDWTPFTQQANLTGQPSISLPVYRTEDGLSIGVQVTAAKGREDLLLQIGELFENKNQFM